One part of the Methanococcoides sp. AM1 genome encodes these proteins:
- a CDS encoding viperin family antiviral radical SAM protein, with product MTGKFVRSVNWHITSRCNYNCKFCFAKYLGKEIKDITIAANILEKLNDIGMKKINFVGGEPLLHPLIFDLIRIAKEMGFLTSIVSNGYYLNRESIERLSPWLDWIGLSVDSSYEEIQSQLGRGDGNHINHICNVASLVHDNNINLKVNTTVTKLTFTEDMKPLIKELNPMRWKVFQVLPVMGQNEEHIEELKISNCEFKQFIHNNCNLRLAQGEMPVFETNDDMVDSYFMIGPDGSIVKNSGMEHSIQPMDCDCIEQVLEVVDWDKYCGRGGDYWNN from the coding sequence ATGACTGGTAAATTCGTCCGTTCTGTAAACTGGCATATAACCAGTCGTTGCAATTACAATTGTAAATTCTGTTTTGCTAAATACCTTGGTAAAGAAATTAAAGACATAACGATTGCAGCAAATATTTTAGAAAAGCTAAATGACATTGGAATGAAGAAGATCAATTTTGTAGGTGGTGAACCTCTGCTTCACCCACTTATCTTTGACCTAATTAGAATTGCAAAAGAAATGGGCTTTTTAACATCTATTGTTTCTAATGGCTATTACCTTAACAGAGAATCAATTGAAAGATTGTCTCCATGGTTGGATTGGATTGGGCTTTCTGTAGATAGTTCTTATGAAGAGATACAGAGTCAATTGGGTCGCGGGGATGGAAACCATATTAATCACATATGCAATGTAGCATCTCTTGTGCATGATAATAATATCAATCTGAAAGTTAATACTACCGTGACTAAATTGACTTTCACAGAAGATATGAAACCTCTTATTAAAGAATTAAATCCGATGAGATGGAAAGTCTTTCAAGTACTGCCTGTAATGGGACAAAATGAAGAACATATTGAAGAACTAAAAATCTCAAATTGTGAATTTAAACAATTTATCCATAATAATTGTAATCTCAGACTTGCACAAGGTGAAATGCCGGTATTTGAAACAAATGATGATATGGTGGACTCGTATTTCATGATTGGACCTGATGGTTCAATAGTAAAGAATTCGGGGATGGAACATTCAATACAACCTATGGATTGTGATTG